From a single Macrobrachium rosenbergii isolate ZJJX-2024 chromosome 59, ASM4041242v1, whole genome shotgun sequence genomic region:
- the LOC136837723 gene encoding uncharacterized protein, whose translation MKVVAVLCLLGLVAAEPQLIMPYSTPLLTPTIKAEGDVISTYTATYPYAGIPLVKAALPSTPLLKAALPFNYGYYPYSIPTVVAAKPAEETAARQKRSADPEPAINFPSTLGAIATPAATIPAAVATIPTTLKYNYAGLPAAVSTYTVPQTIPFGGVSPLVGTWPFTTGLSPYATHMPYLYPVVSSAKAEIPKGEVVARAKRSADPEADPQLLTTTTGVTGFAYPAVSTGTVAPTTFTYQNFPLTYPTTLTSGYPFRTLPFTTVLG comes from the coding sequence CTTTTGGGTCTGGTGGCCGCTGAGCCCCAGCTGATCATGCCTTACAGCACACCTCTGCTGACCCCGACGATCAAGGCTGAAGGAGATGTGATCAGCACTTACACTGCAACATATCCCTATGCTGGCATTCCATTGGTAAAGGCTGCCCTTCCCAGCACTCCATTGTTAAAGGCCGCCCTTCCTTTCAACTATGGATATTACCCATACTCCATTCCTACTGTAGTAGCTGCCAAGCCTGCTGAGGAAACCGCTGCCCGCCAGAAGCGTTCTGCTGATCCCGAGCCAGCCATCAACTTCCCAAGCACACTTGGCGCTATTGCTACTCCAGCAGCCACCATCCCAGCTGCTGTTGCTACAATCCCAACTACCCTTAAATACAATTATGCTGGCCTTCCCGCTGCTGTCAGCACTTACACTGTCCCACAGACCATCCCATTCGGTGGAGTTTCTCCACTTGTAGGAACATGGCCTTTCACCACTGGACTTTCCCCTTACGCCACCCACATGCCTTACCTTTACCCTGTAGTGTCCAGTGCCAAGGCTGAGATCCCCAAGGGAGAGGTTGTGGCCCGTGCCAAGCGCTCAGCTGACCCAGAGGCTGATCCTCAGCTCCTGACCACAACCACTGGAGTTACTGGTTTCGCTTACCCAGCTGTCAGCACCGGAACAGTTGCACCAACAACCTTCACCTACCAGAACTTCCCACTCACTTACCCAACCACACTCACTTCTGGTTACCCCTTCAGAACTCTGCCATTTACCACTGTCCTCGGTTAA